The Anabrus simplex isolate iqAnaSimp1 chromosome 1, ASM4041472v1, whole genome shotgun sequence genome window below encodes:
- the LOC136857367 gene encoding titin homolog — MSKRKTVENSGVEMPSIKSNKSTIHRSCSELHDRGNDSVEGSRKRRSKKHLGESQSPGKEFQSINNAAGGNSVRISRKSAKKACLWLQEACKDISKVSEFTSSQSHNLCTKEINIINMTDLKKVTEFVSEIRFLIKCSTKNLLLVSKNLKSTYDAWLRKQLNRATTEDQKMMVEDSKPEMKRIESIREESIAVKQEKGRSSVASCVNMETMNGSVDVEVTSKTKTSKAYKKEVNSSGNSESMAGPVGKTNVEDCSKCDTVLPNCKCYQMEVDDETVQTVEHDIACNHHELQTKSKDTAEKILRSSNVLSNDRAGEMLESDDVLSKDKAGKILGSGDVLSKDKAGKILESDDVLPRDGAGKVSQSGGVLSGDRAGEILESCDGVSRDRIENNFESGDLSKDSIEEKFESDDVLSKDRVERKLEKTDVLSKDEANKKLESGDVLSKDDAGKIVGSGDVQSKEKSGKKSESSDVSKDKVGKKLKSSDILSKDKLCKKLKSSDVLSKGRAGKRLESGNDLSRDKAKKKLRRVIVLSKDKREKKLGSDDVPCKERVEQKLECGDVLSKDKAGKILESSNVLPQDQLGNILESGNVLSKDQLGDILESGNVLSDDKAGKMSEGGDIPSKDDAGKILGSGDVLSKDEAWKMSEGDDVPSKDDPGKILGSGDVLSKDKAGKMLEGGDVPFKDDAGKILESSGNLFEKQDNQDDVIKATNKYRVKKNKNCPFIEQNTEHSLADKGQYESCMMANASQGDVGIKGTIDSIDDTETGKLKVSLKDKVMDGEIGWCRSVEVMGSVQDCVNSDAETVKFNVSPKDSRSESVKFVNDAKIEKELQEKSFQDAQVLEDKKPYTNSLSHSDGFPKEEGKNCPCVEQNTEHSLADEGEVIVEHGSDIMTSASQGDVGNKGTIDSVDDTEIAKLKVSLKDKSIDSETDWCKSVAAMSSVQDCGDSDAETVKFDVSLKCSRSDSDMFFKDAKIEKELQEKSFQVAQVLEDKKPYTNSLPHSDVCPEKGKPNIDPPLSTIGGCDAIKNDPKRVSAEYIEDALTARVALLEDSSDELSESSVIFSGKKRWRVKSTAEERKKGDNFFQKIKRRRMDNTNDNSTLDDTGKMLKCGGDLCEKLDNQGDVIKIMNKYRVEENSYFIEQNNEGRGEVIVEHESGIMTSASQGDVEIKGTIDSIDDTKAGKLNVSLKDFESSGDDAVEKSAELVVSECKETCRDSYEDEKLHSVYAVLVEKVGGGDGVKKSFPEKNVTSREISKDSGNSDVERTKEEECGAGDAPGNKLETGCDGRLLTLRTVEQEPVRKSELNSDIECQKRQTTSGTNVQISESNTQSLVLNYHITNEFGNCLAQCPVGKYSDRDRDLEMSYKELSDKILTFREKLAKN; from the coding sequence ATGTCCAAGAGAAAGACAGTAGAGAACAGTGGAGTAGAGATGCCCTCCATAAAAAGCAATAAGAGTACAATTCATAGGTCTTGTTCAGAACTGCATGACAGAGGTAATGATTCAGTTGAAGGTAGCAGGAAAAGAAGATCCAAAAAGCATTTGGGAGAGTCTCAAAGTCCTGGTAAAGAATTTCAAAGCATCAACAATGCTGCTGGTGGGAACTCTGTAAGGATTAGCAGGAAGAGTGCAAAGAAAGCTTGTCTTTGGCTGCAAGAAGCTTGTAAAGATATCTCCAAAGTATCAGAATTCACTTCATCACAGTCCCATAATTTGTGTACAAAAGAAATCAACATCATTAATATGACTGATctaaaaaaagtgactgaatttgTGAGTGAAATACGATTTTTAATTAAGTGTTCTACTAAAAATTTACTTTTAGTTAGTAAGAATTTGAAGTCAACATATGATGCCTGGTTGAGGAAGCAGTTGAACAGGGCGACTACCGAAGATCAAAAGATGATGGTGGAGGATAGCAAACCTGAAATGAAGAGAATAGAATCTATAAGAGAAGAAAGCATTGCTGTAAAACAAGAGAAGGGCAGATCCTCAGTTGCGAGCTGTGTCAACATGGAAACTATGAATGGAAGTGTTGATGTGGAGGTCACTAGTAAAACAAAGACTTCAAAGGCATACAAAAAGGAGGTAAATAGCAGTGGCAATAGTGAAAGTATGGCAGGACCAGTAGGTAAGACTAATGTGGAGGATTGCAGTAAGTGtgatacagtgttgccaaattgcaaGTGTTATCAGATGGAGGTGGATGATGAAACTGTTCAGACAGTGGAACATGATATTGCATGTAATCATCATGAGTTGCAGACAAAGTCCAAAGATACGGCAGAGAAGATATTGAGGAGTAGTAATGTTCTGTCCAATGATAGGGCAGGAGAGATGTTGGAGAGTGATGATGTTTTGTCCAAAGATAAGGCAGGGAAGATACTGGGGAGTGGTGATGTATTGTCCAAAGATAAGGCAGGGAAGATACTGGAGAGTGATGATGTTCTGCCCAGAGATGGGGCAGGAAAGGTATCGCAGAGTGGTGGTGTTCTGTCTGGAGACAGAGCAGGGGAGATTTTGGAGAGTTGTGATGGTGTGTCCAGAGATAgaatagaaaataattttgaaagtgGTGATCTTTCCAAAGATAGCATAGAGGAGAAATTTGAAAGTGATGATGTACTTTCCAAAGACAGAGTAGAAAGGAAATTGGAAAAAACTGATGTTCTATCCAAAGATGAAGCAAATAAGAAGTTGGAGAGCGGTGATGTTCTGTCCAAAGATGATGCAGGGAAGATAGTGGGGAGTGGTGATGTTCAGtccaaagaaaaatcaggtaagaAATCAGAAAGTAGTGATGTGTCCAAAGATAAAGTAGGTAAGAAACTGAAGAGTAGTGACATTCTGTCCAAAGATAAATTATGTAAGAAACTGAAGAGTAGTGATGTTCTGTCCAAAGGTAGGGCAGGGAAGAGATTGGAAAGTGGTAATGATCTATCCAGAGATAAAGCCAAGAAGAAATTGAGAAGAGTGATTGTTCTATCTAAAGATAAAAGAGAGAAAAAATTGGGAAGTGATGATGTTCCATGCAAAGAAAGGGTAGAGCAGAAATTGGAGTGTGGTGATGTTTTGTCCAAAGATAAGGCAGGGAAGATATTGGAGAGCAGTAATGTTTTGCCCCAAGATCAGTTGGGGAACATATTGGAAAGCGGTAATGTTTTGTCCAAAGATCAGTTGGGGGACATATTGGAGAGTGGTAATGTTTTATCCGATGATAAGGCAGGGAAGATGTCAGAGGGAGGTGATATTCCATCCAAAGATGATGCAGGGAAGATATTGGGGAGTGGTGATGTTCTGTCCAAAGATGAGGCATGGAAGATGTCAGAGGGAGATGATGTTCCATCCAAAGATGATCCAGGGAAGATATTGGGGAGTGGTGATGTTCTGTCCAAAGATAAGGCAGGGAAGATGTTAGAGGGAGGTGATGTTCCATTCAAAGATGATGCAGGAAAAATATTGGAGAGTAGTGGTAATCTTTTTGAGAAGCAGGACAATCAAGATGATGTGATAAAGGCTACGAACAAATATAGAGTTAAGAAAAACAAGAACTGTCCTTTTATTGAACAAAATACTGAACATTCATTGGCAGATAAGGGTCAATATGAGAGTTGTATGATGGCAAATGCTAGTCAAGGTGATGTAGGAATTAAGGGAACGATAGATAGCATTGATGATACAGAAACAGGGAAGTTGAAAGTTTCACTAAAAGATAAAGTGATGGATGGTGAAATAGGTTGGTGTAGGAGTGTGGAAGTAATGGGTTCTGTTCAAGATTGTGTAAATTCTGATGCAGAAACAGTGAAATTCAATGTGTCTCCGAAAGATAGTAGATCAGAAAGTGTTAAGTTTGTGAATGATGCAAAAATTGAGAAAGAATTGCAAGAAAAATCATTTCAAGATGCTCAAGTGCTAGAAGATAAGAAACCATATACGAATTCCCTTTCACATTCAGATGGTTTCCCTAAGGAGGAAGGAAAGAACTGTCCTTGTGTTGAACAAAATACTGAACATTCATTGGCAGATGAGGGTGAAGTGATAGTAGAACATGGGAGTGATATTATGACGAGTGCTAGTCAAGGTGATGTAGGAAATAAGGGAACGATAGATAGCGTTGATGATACAGAAATAGCGAAGTTGAAAGTTTCACTAAAAGATAAATCCATAGATAGTGAAACAGATTGGTGTAAGAGTGTGGCAGCAATGAGTTCTGTTCAAGATTGTGGAGATTCTGATGCAGAAACAGTGAAATTCGATGTTTCTCTTAAATGTAGTAGATCAGACAGTGATATGTTTTTTAAGGATGCAAAAATTGAGAAAGAACTTCAAGAAAAATCATTTCAAGTTGCACAAGTGCTAGAAGATAAGAAACCATATACTAATTCTCTTCCACATTCAGATGTTTGCCCTGAGAAGGGAAAACCAAACATTGATCCACCCTTAAGTACTATAGGTGGTTGTGATGCAATTAAAAATGACCCGAAAAGAGTATCTGCTGAATATATTGAAGACGCTCTAACAGCAAGGGTAGCATTGCTGGAGGACAGTTCTGATGAGCTCAGTGAAAGTTCTGTGATTTTTAGTGGTAAGAAGAGATGGAGAGTTAAAAGTACAGCTGAGGAAAGGAAGAAAGGGgataatttttttcagaaaataaaaagaagaagaatggacaatACAAATGATAATAGTACACTAGATGATACAGGGAAGATGTTGAAGTGTGGTGGTGATCTGTGTGAGAAGCTGGACAATCAAGGAGATGTGATAAAGATTATGAATAAATATAGAGTTGAAGAGAACAGTTATTTTATTGAGCAAAATAATGAAGGTAGAGGTGAAGTGATAGTAGAACATGAGAGTGGTATTATGACAAGTGCTAGTCAAGGTGATGTGGAAATTAAGGGAACGATAGATAGCATTGATGATACAAAAGCAGGGAAGTTGAATGTTTCACTAAAAGATTTTGAGTCATCAGGTGATGATGCTGTTGAGAAATCTGCAGAACTGGTCGTGTCAGAATGTAAAGAGACTTGTCGTGACAGTTACGAGGATGAGAAGTTACATTCTGTGTATGCCGTTCTAGTAGAAAAAGTGGGTGGTGGTGATGGAGTTAAGAAGAGCTTTCCAGAGAAGAATGTCACTTCTAGAGAGATTTCCAAAGACAGTGGGAATTCTGATGTCGAAAGGACTAAAGAGGAGGAATGTGGAGCTGGTGATGCTCCAGGTAACAAGTTGGAGACTGGTTGTGATGGAAG